In one window of Streptomyces griseus subsp. griseus DNA:
- a CDS encoding TetR/AcrR family transcriptional regulator, translated as MTSETRRGYAKGRAKRIEILDQAMTLFGEAGYRGASLRVIATRCGISHPGLLHHFPTKEALLLAVLQRRDDVDDEWLALGVTRGVDHLRRLVDLAELNAKRRGIVELFSVVAAEATSPDHPAHAYFEARYRTSVANTEHAYAQAREAGELRDGVEPAAAAQQLIALMDGLQIQWLISGCTTDMAGVLRAHVQAQLTVRF; from the coding sequence GTGACCTCGGAAACGCGGCGCGGCTACGCCAAGGGCCGGGCCAAGCGGATCGAGATCCTCGACCAGGCCATGACCCTGTTCGGCGAGGCGGGCTACCGGGGCGCCTCGCTCCGGGTCATCGCCACCCGCTGCGGCATCTCCCACCCGGGCCTCCTGCACCACTTCCCGACGAAGGAGGCCCTGCTCCTCGCGGTGCTCCAGCGACGCGACGACGTGGACGACGAGTGGCTGGCGCTCGGCGTCACCCGGGGCGTCGACCATCTGCGCCGGCTGGTGGACCTCGCGGAGCTGAACGCCAAGCGGCGCGGGATCGTCGAGTTGTTCTCGGTGGTCGCGGCGGAGGCCACCTCCCCCGACCACCCGGCCCACGCGTACTTCGAGGCCCGCTACCGTACGTCGGTCGCCAACACCGAACACGCCTACGCCCAGGCCCGGGAGGCGGGCGAACTACGCGACGGCGTCGAACCGGCCGCCGCCGCGCAGCAGTTGATCGCCCTGATGGACGGCCTCCAGATCCAGTGGCTGATCAGCGGCTGCACGACGGACATGGCGGGCGTCCTGCGAGCCCATGTACAGGCGCAGTTGACGGTACGGTTCTGA